The following proteins are encoded in a genomic region of Planococcus lenghuensis:
- the hmpA gene encoding NO-inducible flavohemoprotein, whose translation MLSQETRDIVKSTAPVLAEHGTTITTEFYKTMFEAHPELLDIFNHANQSQGRQQAALANTVYAAAVHIDNLEAILPAVVQIAHKHVSLGIKPEHYPIVGEYLLKAIKTVLSDAATDDIINAWGEAYGVIADAFIGVEANMYEQTEEKENSWRFFKDFKVARKVKESEIITSFYLQPADGANVPEYQPGQYISVRLSIPGEEHTVIRQYSLSQASRPDEFRISVKREADNDPNGVVSVYLHKEVNEGDTVEVSAPAGEFVLDESKTTPVAFISGGVGITPMMSMFETVATTTPDRPTVFLHGARNEALAAFQDDIARQVANMSHVMYQTFYSDEPNGFITREVLERFIAKDSDVYVCGPVPFMEAMIRELHNIGLDEDQIHYEFFGPSVQLQLS comes from the coding sequence ATGCTATCACAGGAAACAAGAGATATCGTCAAATCCACTGCACCGGTACTCGCTGAACACGGCACGACCATCACTACTGAATTTTACAAAACGATGTTTGAAGCACATCCCGAACTTTTAGATATCTTCAATCATGCGAATCAGTCGCAGGGCCGCCAGCAGGCAGCGCTTGCGAATACAGTATATGCGGCGGCGGTACATATTGATAACTTGGAAGCGATCCTTCCGGCGGTTGTACAGATTGCCCATAAACACGTCAGCTTGGGCATTAAGCCTGAACACTATCCGATTGTCGGGGAATACTTGCTGAAAGCGATCAAGACCGTACTCAGTGATGCTGCGACAGATGATATCATCAATGCCTGGGGCGAAGCATATGGTGTGATCGCGGATGCGTTCATCGGTGTGGAAGCCAATATGTATGAGCAGACGGAAGAAAAAGAGAATAGCTGGAGGTTCTTCAAGGACTTTAAAGTTGCCCGCAAAGTAAAAGAAAGTGAAATCATCACTTCCTTCTACCTGCAGCCGGCTGATGGCGCCAATGTTCCGGAATATCAGCCAGGCCAGTACATTTCTGTCCGCCTGTCGATTCCCGGAGAGGAACATACGGTCATTCGCCAGTACAGTCTGTCGCAGGCGTCCCGTCCGGATGAATTCCGGATTTCTGTTAAACGGGAAGCTGACAATGACCCGAACGGTGTCGTTTCCGTCTACCTGCACAAAGAAGTCAATGAGGGCGACACAGTCGAAGTCAGTGCTCCAGCCGGTGAATTCGTGCTGGATGAATCAAAAACAACACCGGTCGCGTTCATTTCCGGCGGAGTCGGCATCACCCCGATGATGAGCATGTTCGAAACAGTGGCCACCACAACGCCAGACCGTCCGACCGTCTTCCTTCACGGTGCACGCAACGAAGCACTTGCGGCATTCCAGGACGATATCGCCCGCCAGGTTGCGAACATGAGCCATGTGATGTATCAGACCTTCTATTCGGATGAACCGAATGGTTTCATCACCCGTGAAGTGCTGGAGCGATTCATTGCAAAAGACAGCGATGTCTATGTCTGCGGACCGGTTCCATTCATGGAAGCGATGATCCGGGAACTCCACAATATCGGATTGGACGAAGACCAGATCCACTATGAATTCTTCGGCCCGTCTGTCCAGCTTCAATTGAGCTAA
- a CDS encoding VOC family protein, translated as MRFLIERIDHVQVAAPKGEEEAARSFYSGVLGMEEVEKPGALKARGGAWFKSGSCQLHVGMEDPFMPAKKAHPAFLVEGYDELREYLTSKGVEFQDDDNIPGVVRMYVSDPFGNRIELMKG; from the coding sequence ATGAGGTTTTTGATCGAGCGGATTGACCATGTACAAGTGGCGGCACCAAAAGGGGAAGAAGAAGCAGCGCGCTCTTTTTACAGCGGTGTGCTTGGCATGGAAGAAGTGGAGAAACCGGGCGCACTTAAAGCGAGGGGCGGTGCCTGGTTCAAGTCAGGCAGCTGTCAGCTCCATGTCGGCATGGAAGACCCGTTTATGCCAGCGAAAAAAGCGCATCCCGCTTTTCTTGTGGAAGGATACGACGAACTGCGTGAGTATCTCACATCGAAAGGCGTGGAGTTCCAGGATGATGACAACATTCCGGGAGTCGTCCGGATGTATGTCTCAGATCCGTTCGGTAACCGGATCGAATTGATGAAAGGCTGA
- a CDS encoding aminoglycoside phosphotransferase family protein, with protein MFEGITRETYADVPQETWDKAIHMILLKEGMEEGTVEKFELGANVVYKIGGRHVIKLFPPFHGEGFQSEKAVLELLEWVNLPAETPEMMRASAYEGWPYLIMTFLEGTLAVDLWDELSRTEKLDHAEDLGRLIRSVHRLDASMMKSLPGSWPAFVEARKKKAAAYHRAADMRESLISEMTSYIESVDLNTKRQVLLTGEYTPFNLLLKKQADGWRLSGLIDFADCFVGNPKYDLLGPILFNFHREDGLTETFLRAYGLELTDGLRHELMALLLLHRFSDLPAYMEGNTAALEAESLDELARIFFPW; from the coding sequence ATGTTCGAGGGCATCACAAGAGAGACTTATGCGGATGTTCCCCAGGAAACTTGGGATAAAGCGATTCATATGATTTTATTGAAAGAAGGCATGGAAGAGGGAACGGTGGAGAAATTTGAGCTGGGTGCCAATGTTGTCTATAAGATAGGCGGCCGCCATGTAATCAAGCTGTTCCCGCCATTCCATGGCGAGGGCTTCCAGTCGGAAAAAGCGGTACTGGAACTGCTGGAATGGGTGAATCTGCCGGCGGAGACACCGGAGATGATGCGGGCGAGTGCCTATGAAGGCTGGCCCTACCTGATCATGACATTTCTTGAGGGGACGTTGGCAGTCGATTTATGGGACGAGCTTTCCAGGACAGAGAAGCTGGATCATGCAGAAGATCTAGGCAGGCTGATCCGTTCAGTTCACCGGCTGGATGCTTCGATGATGAAAAGCCTGCCTGGAAGTTGGCCGGCATTTGTCGAAGCCCGAAAGAAAAAAGCCGCGGCGTATCACCGGGCGGCAGACATGAGGGAATCGCTCATCAGTGAAATGACTTCATACATAGAAAGCGTTGACCTGAATACGAAGCGGCAGGTGCTGCTGACAGGGGAATATACCCCTTTTAATCTGCTCCTGAAAAAACAGGCGGATGGCTGGCGGCTCTCCGGTCTCATCGATTTTGCAGACTGTTTCGTCGGTAATCCGAAGTATGACTTACTTGGGCCGATTCTGTTCAATTTTCATCGGGAAGATGGGCTGACGGAAACTTTTCTCCGCGCATATGGCCTTGAATTGACTGATGGGCTTCGGCATGAGCTTATGGCTCTTCTGCTGCTGCACCGCTTCAGTGATTTGCCGGCGTACATGGAGGGGAACACGGCCGCCTTGGAAGCGGAAAGTCTTGATGAACTGGCAAGAATCTTTTTTCCTTGGTAA
- a CDS encoding VLRF1 family aeRF1-type release factor: MTLYDELQELKDFRCDDRCVLTVYLNTDPADRDHQNGAWRIELKSGMKRLDQYLTASKDEKELKKFKALKEQVVKAIEDNQGELHKGVILFASPHKDLWSVHYVQVPVETNFHWEDRPMTEQLEQLLKAYPSSAVVLPSYAEIRLLDTEMGSVKEELFYEFDPGIEVWHERSGNNATGAGNNRMPELDARMRENLNRFYKEIASKVEDMKKGRGWKEIHVIGETESANTFAESLRGKPDSTKYKNLNNAVAKKVLYEVFNN; encoded by the coding sequence ATGACATTATACGATGAACTGCAGGAATTGAAAGATTTCCGGTGTGATGACCGCTGTGTCTTAACCGTGTATTTAAACACCGACCCTGCAGACCGTGATCATCAGAATGGCGCATGGAGAATTGAATTGAAATCCGGAATGAAACGGCTTGATCAGTATTTGACTGCTTCCAAAGACGAAAAGGAACTGAAAAAGTTTAAAGCGCTGAAAGAACAAGTGGTAAAAGCGATTGAAGACAATCAAGGTGAACTCCATAAAGGAGTTATTCTTTTCGCCTCTCCTCATAAAGATCTGTGGTCGGTCCATTACGTGCAAGTGCCGGTGGAGACCAATTTCCATTGGGAAGACCGGCCCATGACAGAACAGCTTGAGCAGCTTTTGAAAGCGTATCCAAGTTCTGCCGTTGTGTTGCCAAGCTATGCGGAAATTCGCCTGCTGGATACAGAAATGGGTTCTGTGAAAGAAGAATTGTTTTATGAATTCGATCCCGGCATTGAAGTATGGCATGAACGGAGCGGCAACAATGCAACAGGCGCCGGCAATAACCGGATGCCGGAACTGGATGCACGCATGCGCGAGAACCTGAACCGTTTTTACAAAGAAATCGCCTCTAAAGTAGAGGACATGAAAAAGGGCCGGGGCTGGAAGGAAATCCATGTGATCGGTGAAACGGAATCCGCCAACACGTTCGCCGAATCGCTCCGGGGAAAACCGGACAGCACCAAGTATAAAAACTTGAACAATGCAGTAGCCAAAAAAGTGCTGTATGAAGTATTCAATAATTGA
- a CDS encoding DUF3243 domain-containing protein gives MENMDKRVQEELKNFDKEKKAEILENFENFKQYLGGKVELGEKMGLSEERMAHLAAKVADYLAKKEEPRNREEHLLQELWKVGKKDEQHMLAHMLVRMVKQDSK, from the coding sequence ATGGAGAACATGGATAAACGTGTACAAGAAGAACTGAAGAACTTTGATAAGGAAAAGAAAGCAGAGATCCTCGAGAATTTCGAGAACTTTAAACAGTACTTAGGCGGCAAAGTGGAATTGGGTGAGAAAATGGGCTTGAGCGAAGAACGGATGGCTCATCTCGCTGCAAAAGTAGCGGATTACTTGGCGAAGAAAGAGGAGCCGCGCAACCGGGAAGAACATCTGTTGCAGGAATTGTGGAAAGTCGGCAAAAAAGACGAACAGCACATGCTTGCCCACATGCTCGTACGCATGGTCAAACAAGATTCAAAATAA
- a CDS encoding MDR family MFS transporter: protein MRIRDWDRSLKIRLIGELFMNTSFWMVFPFLAIYFAEEFGKEAAGLLLVLSQVFSVAANLVGGYCADRFGRRTMLVLSSFGLGAAFLLFAAANSPWYESPALGFAAFTFAGMCSSLYWPASQAMVADVIPEEYRSDVFAIFYTSINISVVIGPIIGAVLFFSYRFELLLSVALVAVALGIALQLLTKETLQYAPSGELATEPGQGWTGAVKKQLKEYGIILKDRLFLLFVGAGILGAQTFMQLDLLIPIYLKEAIDEQLVATLFGWDWTVTGEEAFGFLLSENGLLVALLTVVLTRLAVKYPEKWVFFFSAILYAVAMTVFPLTNLFWLLVVAMAIFTFGELLTAGLQQSFISKLAPDHMRGQYYAAASLRYTVGRMIAPLSIPLTAWIGFGWTFAILAVLSVASGVVYLLMFTLYEKRPSH, encoded by the coding sequence GTGAGAATCAGAGATTGGGATCGAAGTTTGAAAATCCGCCTGATCGGCGAGCTTTTCATGAATACAAGTTTTTGGATGGTGTTTCCGTTTCTCGCCATTTATTTTGCAGAGGAATTCGGAAAAGAGGCGGCAGGGCTGCTGCTCGTGCTGTCTCAAGTATTTTCTGTTGCCGCCAACTTGGTTGGCGGATACTGTGCGGACCGGTTCGGCCGCCGGACGATGCTCGTTCTTTCCTCGTTCGGCTTAGGTGCGGCTTTTCTGTTGTTTGCCGCCGCCAATTCGCCGTGGTATGAGTCGCCGGCACTCGGCTTCGCGGCGTTCACGTTTGCAGGCATGTGCAGCTCCCTCTACTGGCCGGCGAGCCAGGCGATGGTGGCAGATGTTATCCCGGAAGAATACAGAAGCGATGTATTTGCGATTTTCTATACGTCGATTAATATTTCCGTCGTCATCGGTCCGATCATCGGTGCAGTGCTGTTTTTCTCGTACCGTTTTGAACTCTTGCTGTCTGTTGCGCTTGTCGCGGTTGCCCTTGGAATCGCACTGCAGCTTCTGACAAAGGAAACCCTTCAGTATGCGCCTTCAGGGGAACTGGCGACAGAACCTGGACAAGGCTGGACAGGAGCGGTTAAAAAGCAATTGAAAGAATATGGCATCATTTTGAAAGACCGGCTGTTTTTACTGTTCGTCGGTGCAGGAATTCTCGGTGCCCAGACATTCATGCAGCTGGATCTGCTGATACCGATCTATCTGAAAGAAGCGATTGATGAACAGCTTGTCGCCACACTGTTCGGCTGGGACTGGACGGTTACAGGGGAAGAGGCATTCGGTTTCCTGTTATCAGAGAACGGATTGCTCGTGGCTTTACTGACTGTTGTCCTGACCCGGCTTGCGGTAAAGTACCCGGAAAAGTGGGTGTTTTTCTTCTCTGCTATTCTGTATGCGGTCGCCATGACTGTGTTTCCGCTCACCAATCTGTTTTGGCTATTGGTTGTTGCCATGGCGATTTTCACATTTGGTGAATTGCTGACAGCCGGACTTCAGCAAAGTTTCATTTCCAAATTGGCACCGGACCATATGCGCGGTCAGTATTACGCAGCGGCGAGTCTTCGGTATACCGTAGGCCGGATGATCGCACCGCTGTCCATTCCTCTGACCGCCTGGATCGGCTTCGGTTGGACGTTTGCCATCCTGGCGGTTCTGTCGGTGGCGAGCGGCGTTGTCTACCTGCTGATGTTTACGCTATACGAAAAACGGCCATCCCATTGA